One region of Bradyrhizobium betae genomic DNA includes:
- a CDS encoding GNAT family N-acetyltransferase, which yields MNKPSNTFDIAIEQAFDFLSPEYAELFASSAATAFQHPLWLDSLYAKLASHAGARPLVVVVRRRATGALAMVLPLLRIRRGPVRTVEFADLRVSDYLAPVCSPEVFSSLLEDESACEEIRRLVRPFDLLRMTKLPDGRLPIESLLGAPRRVSMDTNAYATVLVAPFEQWRTSTLDRSYQKELAKKYRQLQKKGALDFSCCDGSASILEAMDAMKQFRGPRFQAQGDGDLLQRPEYYDFYSGIALSGLGSFVRLYAMKMDGNVIAAVLGLCHRGSFLIIMSAFDIAGYKSQSLGSLMFEQVARDCIERGDQMLDFTIGDEPYKKLFGGQPSPMWMVTQAGSTAGAISLFALKQAPWLKLAAKRLSDFRLLPARTPTPTR from the coding sequence ATGAATAAGCCCAGCAATACATTCGATATCGCCATCGAGCAGGCGTTCGATTTTCTGTCTCCCGAATACGCGGAGCTGTTCGCCAGCTCGGCCGCGACCGCGTTTCAGCATCCGCTCTGGCTGGACAGCCTCTACGCCAAACTCGCCTCCCATGCGGGGGCCAGGCCGCTCGTCGTCGTGGTCCGCCGCCGCGCGACGGGGGCGCTGGCGATGGTGCTGCCCCTGCTCCGAATCCGCCGCGGTCCGGTCCGCACCGTCGAATTCGCCGATCTGCGTGTCTCCGACTATCTGGCGCCTGTCTGCAGTCCCGAGGTGTTCTCCAGCCTGCTGGAGGACGAATCTGCATGCGAAGAGATTCGGCGCCTCGTCAGGCCGTTCGACCTGCTGCGCATGACCAAGCTGCCGGACGGACGGCTTCCGATCGAAAGTCTCCTGGGCGCACCGCGCCGGGTGTCGATGGATACGAATGCCTACGCGACCGTGCTCGTCGCCCCGTTCGAACAATGGCGCACGAGCACGCTGGATCGCTCCTATCAGAAAGAGCTCGCAAAGAAATATCGCCAGCTCCAGAAGAAGGGCGCGCTGGACTTTTCATGCTGTGACGGCAGCGCCTCCATTCTCGAAGCGATGGACGCGATGAAGCAGTTTCGTGGCCCTCGGTTTCAGGCCCAGGGCGACGGAGACCTGCTGCAGCGTCCCGAATATTACGACTTCTATTCCGGCATCGCGCTCAGCGGCCTCGGCTCGTTCGTCCGGCTCTATGCCATGAAGATGGACGGCAACGTGATCGCAGCCGTGCTGGGCCTGTGCCACCGCGGCAGCTTCCTCATCATCATGAGCGCCTTCGATATCGCGGGGTACAAGAGCCAATCCCTGGGATCGCTGATGTTCGAGCAGGTCGCGAGGGATTGCATCGAGCGCGGCGATCAGATGCTCGACTTCACCATTGGCGACGAGCCCTACAAGAAATTGTTCGGTGGGCAGCCTTCGCCGATGTGGATGGTGACGCAGGCCGGCAGCACCGCGGGTGCCATCAGCCTGTTCGCGCTGAAACAGGCGCCCTGGCTCAAGCTGGCGGCCAAGCGGCTATCGGATTTCAGGCTCCTGCCGGCCCGCACCCCAACGCCCACGCGGTGA
- a CDS encoding FAD-dependent oxidoreductase, producing MTTDRAVTEPGDIAGTATIIADIAIVGGGLAGSLAAAVLARAGHRVVLVDKRAVHPDEFRVEKIGGQQLEMFRKLGFLDALANVACRYDQVLNIREGKVVDVSVGQAYGLPYANLVAMARSQLPDPSSLIVDEVTAISCSDDVQHIELASGKRLDARLVVLATGMASALGYKLGIRRRVLAERHSVSFGFTIARKDGTPFDFEALTCYGERTADGIDYLSLFPVPSGMRANLFMFRDPTDPIMRELRREPEATVLRLLPGLWPYLGDFRVTDKVQNWVMDLTVVEGHLQPGIVLIGDAFQTNCPAAGTGVARLLVDVDRLCTEYAPRWLASAGMGTEKISQFYSDLDKVAADQRSLKMARFRQALTSRSDIGWDVRRRLHFLRRSLTHRVDQMHPGWLGRVRGVLRA from the coding sequence ATGACGACGGATAGAGCCGTGACCGAGCCGGGCGATATTGCCGGAACCGCGACCATTATCGCCGATATTGCGATCGTCGGCGGTGGCCTCGCAGGATCGCTTGCCGCTGCCGTGCTTGCGCGGGCAGGGCACCGCGTCGTTCTCGTCGACAAGCGCGCGGTGCATCCGGACGAATTCCGGGTCGAGAAGATCGGCGGCCAGCAGCTGGAGATGTTCCGCAAGCTCGGCTTCCTCGATGCGCTCGCGAACGTCGCCTGTCGGTATGATCAGGTGCTCAATATCCGGGAAGGCAAGGTGGTCGATGTCAGCGTCGGCCAAGCCTACGGACTTCCCTACGCCAATCTCGTGGCGATGGCGCGCAGCCAGTTGCCTGATCCGTCCAGTCTGATCGTCGACGAAGTCACCGCAATCAGCTGCAGCGACGATGTCCAGCACATCGAGCTTGCCTCCGGAAAACGCCTGGACGCACGCCTGGTCGTTCTCGCCACCGGCATGGCGAGCGCGCTCGGCTACAAGCTCGGCATCAGGCGGCGCGTGCTGGCCGAACGCCACTCCGTTTCATTCGGCTTCACGATCGCCCGCAAGGACGGCACGCCGTTCGATTTCGAGGCGCTGACCTGTTATGGCGAGCGAACGGCCGATGGGATCGACTATCTCAGCCTGTTTCCCGTGCCATCGGGCATGCGGGCCAATCTCTTCATGTTCCGCGATCCGACCGATCCGATCATGCGCGAGTTGCGCCGCGAACCAGAGGCGACCGTTCTGCGCCTGCTGCCGGGACTATGGCCTTATCTCGGCGACTTCCGCGTGACCGACAAGGTTCAAAACTGGGTGATGGACCTGACCGTGGTGGAAGGACATCTGCAGCCCGGAATCGTCCTCATCGGCGATGCGTTCCAGACCAATTGTCCTGCCGCCGGCACGGGCGTCGCCCGCCTGCTGGTGGACGTCGATCGTCTCTGCACCGAGTACGCGCCGCGTTGGCTCGCAAGCGCGGGCATGGGCACCGAGAAGATATCGCAGTTCTATTCCGATCTCGACAAGGTCGCGGCAGATCAGCGATCGCTGAAGATGGCGCGCTTTCGTCAGGCCCTGACGTCCCGCAGCGATATCGGATGGGATGTGCGGCGGCGCCTGCATTTCCTGCGGCGCAGTCTCACGCATCGCGTCGATCAGATGCATCCGGGCTGGCTTGGACGGGTTCGCGGCGTGCTGCGCGCCTGA
- a CDS encoding lipopolysaccharide biosynthesis protein — MIDSIVQFLRRDVTRGVVGTILLKVGSGALAFALFSLAARTMTPDGFGIFATWLSVAQIAAVVGLVGQESLLVRFLNEYQVGDRPDLTKGVLLSSLKIACVAMLIAIAAVALIANFRGDWWLLILAVSAYTAVSAGLMLGSQIARSLVSILMGEGNRELFWRVIVVLFLLAMLFGHKQLDPTELIAVMTIAMSLGLVAQIVAIARALPDLRGTTARSERSRWRSSSFHFWVASILEVANQYFDVILVYWMMDPATAGIYFAASRLANIFAMLSAALYTFGARRLPSLYFSKNHREFERTLQLMAEVTALCVAAGLALIWIGGPYLLNLFGPHFTAQHSVLIVLAIGTAIQAAGGPSAAILQLTGHERIYVPVVAANVALRLVGFVVLIPWLGVLGAAIAATVSLALTTVALNILCRRRTGVDPSVLVLLRFSAWKRGSYAVRGADSAE, encoded by the coding sequence ATGATCGATTCCATTGTTCAGTTTCTGCGGCGCGACGTGACGCGCGGTGTGGTCGGGACCATCCTGCTCAAGGTTGGCAGCGGCGCACTCGCCTTTGCGTTGTTCTCGCTCGCGGCACGAACGATGACACCGGACGGTTTCGGCATCTTTGCGACCTGGCTTTCGGTAGCGCAGATCGCGGCGGTGGTGGGGCTGGTCGGCCAGGAATCGCTGCTGGTGAGATTCCTGAACGAGTATCAGGTCGGAGACAGGCCCGACCTCACCAAAGGCGTCCTCCTCTCGAGTTTGAAGATCGCCTGCGTCGCGATGCTGATCGCGATCGCCGCAGTCGCACTGATCGCGAATTTCCGGGGCGATTGGTGGCTGCTGATTCTGGCGGTCTCGGCCTACACGGCCGTGAGCGCCGGACTGATGCTTGGCAGCCAGATCGCGCGTTCGCTGGTCAGCATTCTCATGGGGGAAGGCAACCGCGAGCTCTTCTGGCGGGTGATCGTGGTCCTGTTCCTGCTCGCGATGCTGTTCGGCCACAAGCAGCTCGATCCCACCGAGCTGATCGCGGTGATGACGATCGCGATGTCGTTGGGCCTGGTGGCGCAGATCGTTGCGATCGCGCGGGCGCTGCCGGATCTGCGCGGCACGACCGCGCGTTCAGAGCGATCGCGCTGGCGATCGAGCTCGTTTCATTTCTGGGTTGCCTCGATCCTCGAAGTGGCAAACCAGTATTTCGACGTCATTCTGGTCTACTGGATGATGGATCCCGCGACCGCCGGCATCTACTTTGCGGCATCGCGCCTCGCCAACATCTTCGCCATGCTGTCCGCCGCGTTGTACACGTTCGGCGCGCGCCGGCTTCCTTCGCTGTACTTCAGCAAGAACCACCGGGAATTCGAGCGAACGTTGCAGCTGATGGCGGAGGTGACCGCGCTCTGCGTGGCCGCAGGCCTCGCCCTGATCTGGATTGGCGGCCCCTATCTTCTCAATTTATTCGGGCCACATTTCACCGCGCAACACTCCGTCCTGATCGTGCTCGCGATCGGCACGGCCATCCAGGCCGCGGGCGGTCCATCCGCGGCGATCCTGCAGCTGACCGGCCATGAGCGCATCTACGTCCCGGTCGTCGCCGCGAACGTCGCGCTGCGACTGGTCGGGTTTGTCGTCCTGATTCCCTGGCTCGGCGTGCTGGGTGCCGCGATCGCAGCAACCGTGTCGCTGGCCCTCACCACCGTCGCCCTCAACATCCTGTGCCGACGGCGAACCGGGGTCGATCCTTCGGTTCTCGTGCTTCTGCGCTTCTCTGCATGGAAGCGAGGAAGCTACGCGGTCCGCGGCGCAGACTCTGCCGAATAG
- a CDS encoding glycosyltransferase family 4 protein, producing the protein MLHYQPNKDETTATALAQPNGGERKLHVLLVQTQAENAGAQEISRLLGAGLSARGHRVSNLFFFRKSDSFDEPPDTFYCATSRPGNPLALLRMLWTLGGHIKTIRPDAVLTFQHFGNVIGAGMTRLVSRAPVVANQVSSALAMSWPVRTADIAMGSIGFFDRITLNSKDMEREYSRYPRAYRSRMVHVPHGFEDKALILSKDAARQSFNLPPDCVLLGCAARLHPHKRLDAAIRLLPDEPSWHLALAGQGADETRLRQLADSLKVSDRLHLLGEIAPRQIAGFLACLDVFVFPTQAETFGLAAVEAANAGVPSVVTDLPILREVLSFEGKPTALFVDTSDQKKLAAAVSRLLSDQALSAELQDNAKGLRLRYSVDAMVEEYVRILGQVI; encoded by the coding sequence GTGCTCCACTACCAGCCGAACAAGGACGAGACAACCGCGACAGCGCTTGCGCAGCCGAACGGCGGCGAGCGAAAGCTGCACGTGCTTCTCGTCCAGACCCAGGCCGAGAACGCGGGGGCGCAGGAAATCTCGAGACTGCTGGGCGCCGGCCTCTCCGCGCGCGGCCATCGCGTCTCCAACCTGTTTTTCTTCCGCAAATCGGACTCGTTCGACGAGCCGCCGGACACGTTCTACTGCGCGACGAGCCGGCCCGGAAATCCGCTGGCGCTGCTGCGCATGCTGTGGACGCTCGGCGGCCACATCAAGACGATCAGGCCCGACGCCGTCCTGACATTCCAGCATTTTGGCAACGTCATCGGCGCAGGCATGACGCGCCTCGTCAGCCGCGCGCCGGTTGTCGCCAACCAGGTTTCATCCGCGCTGGCGATGAGCTGGCCGGTCCGCACCGCCGACATCGCCATGGGCAGCATCGGCTTCTTCGACCGCATCACGCTCAACTCGAAGGACATGGAGCGCGAATATTCGCGTTACCCTCGGGCCTACCGGTCGCGCATGGTGCATGTCCCGCACGGCTTCGAAGACAAGGCGCTTATCCTGTCGAAGGACGCCGCGCGGCAAAGTTTCAATCTGCCGCCGGACTGCGTCCTGCTCGGATGCGCGGCGAGGCTGCACCCTCACAAACGGCTCGATGCGGCAATACGCCTGTTGCCGGATGAACCATCCTGGCACCTCGCGCTGGCCGGCCAGGGGGCCGACGAGACGCGGCTGAGGCAGCTCGCAGATTCCCTGAAGGTCTCGGACAGATTGCATCTGCTCGGCGAAATCGCTCCGCGTCAGATCGCCGGTTTTCTCGCCTGCCTCGACGTGTTCGTGTTTCCGACGCAGGCCGAAACCTTTGGTCTGGCCGCGGTCGAAGCCGCGAACGCCGGCGTTCCTTCCGTCGTCACGGATCTCCCCATATTGCGCGAGGTTCTGTCCTTCGAAGGAAAGCCGACGGCGCTCTTTGTTGACACATCGGATCAGAAGAAGCTGGCGGCTGCCGTCTCCAGGCTCCTGTCCGACCAAGCACTGAGCGCCGAACTGCAAGACAACGCCAAAGGCCTGAGGTTGCGCTATTCGGTCGACGCGATGGTGGAGGAATACGTTCGAATCCTCGGCCAGGTGATCTGA
- a CDS encoding LysR family transcriptional regulator: MDRLLQLEVFSRTAELGSLSKAAETLRMSNAAASRHLSALEERLAVRLIERNTRRQWLTEAGQELLQRCSPLLNELAEAEDAVSDRALSPKGMLRVTSSLSFAMIYLAPMLPAFRALYPDLSVQIISANRYLDFIEAGIDVAIRTREQEPDSNIIVRRIGQMHRVLAAAPSYLEKHGRPEHPADLARHNMLIYNLANDPYSLRLSQGSTTQTIRIAPTLDSNDGQIICGAARAGLGILIQPLYIVQSDIAAGRLVPVLMGWELPLLTMNIAYQNRVRLPAKIRVFSDFLVSHIREHSEPGIWIDAARAFAPTRSRRAIPISRAASGT, translated from the coding sequence ATGGACCGGTTGCTCCAACTCGAAGTCTTCTCCAGAACCGCCGAGCTCGGCAGCCTGTCCAAGGCCGCCGAAACCCTGCGGATGTCGAACGCGGCTGCCAGCCGCCATCTCAGCGCGCTGGAGGAGCGGCTCGCGGTCCGGCTGATCGAGCGCAACACGCGCCGGCAATGGCTGACCGAAGCGGGGCAGGAGCTGCTGCAGCGCTGCAGCCCGCTTCTGAACGAGTTGGCCGAAGCCGAAGACGCCGTCTCCGACCGAGCGCTGTCGCCGAAGGGCATGCTGCGGGTGACGAGCTCGCTGTCCTTCGCGATGATCTATCTCGCGCCGATGCTGCCGGCCTTCCGCGCGCTCTATCCCGATCTCAGCGTGCAGATCATCAGCGCAAACCGCTATCTGGACTTCATCGAGGCCGGCATCGACGTGGCGATCCGCACGCGCGAGCAGGAGCCGGATTCCAACATCATCGTCCGCCGCATCGGCCAGATGCATCGCGTGCTCGCGGCTGCCCCGTCCTATCTGGAGAAGCACGGCCGGCCGGAGCATCCCGCCGATCTCGCCCGCCACAACATGCTGATCTACAATCTCGCCAACGATCCCTATTCGCTGCGGCTGAGCCAGGGCAGTACGACGCAGACGATCCGGATCGCACCGACGCTCGACAGCAATGACGGGCAGATCATCTGCGGTGCCGCGCGCGCCGGGCTCGGCATCCTGATCCAGCCGCTTTACATTGTGCAGAGCGATATCGCGGCCGGCCGTCTGGTGCCCGTGCTGATGGGTTGGGAGCTGCCGCTGCTCACCATGAACATCGCTTATCAGAACCGCGTCCGGCTGCCCGCCAAGATCAGGGTGTTTTCCGACTTTCTCGTCAGCCACATCCGAGAACATTCAGAGCCGGGAATCTGGATCGACGCGGCAAGGGCATTCGCGCCAACTCGGTCTCGCCGGGCAATACCTATTTCGAGGGCGGCGTCTGGAACATGA
- a CDS encoding Dabb family protein: MSGPIRHIVMWRLRGETPEERAAARSKVKTLFEGLRGRIDGLTHIEVGVDVSDVDYACDVVLFSEFTDHAALAAYANHPEHLRVREALGDLRIGRFQVDYPIKETGA, translated from the coding sequence ATGTCGGGCCCGATCAGGCACATCGTGATGTGGCGGCTGCGCGGGGAGACCCCTGAGGAGCGCGCCGCGGCCCGCTCCAAGGTCAAGACCCTGTTCGAGGGCCTGCGCGGCCGGATCGACGGCCTCACCCACATCGAAGTCGGTGTTGACGTCAGCGACGTCGACTATGCCTGCGATGTCGTTCTGTTCTCCGAATTCACCGACCACGCCGCGCTGGCAGCCTATGCCAATCACCCCGAACATTTGCGCGTCCGCGAGGCGCTGGGCGACTTGCGGATCGGACGCTTCCAGGTCGATTATCCCATCAAAGAGACCGGCGCATGA
- a CDS encoding maleylacetate reductase — protein MIGSFTFENLPCRVVFGSGTLASAKAEVERLGGKRALVLTTPQQEAQGKSLGTALGSLYAGIFPGAIMHTPVEVTERALAAMKACEADCVVALGGGSTTGLGKALALRTGVNQLCIPTTYAGSEMTPILGQTENGLKTTVRDAAVLPETVIYDVDLTLTLPVGLAATSGINAIAHAVEALYARDTNPVTSLMAEEGIRALARALPAIAAKSDDREARTAALYGAWLCGVCLGTVGMALHHKLCHTLGGTFDLPHAETHTIVLPHALAYNAPAVPDATARISRAIGAADASQGLFDLAKRLGARLALRDIGMPESGIDKAADLAVTNAYWNPRPLERGAIRDLIARAWAGEPPVAIKAAA, from the coding sequence ATGATCGGTTCGTTCACCTTCGAAAACCTGCCCTGCCGCGTCGTGTTCGGCAGCGGAACGCTGGCCTCGGCCAAAGCGGAGGTGGAGCGTCTCGGCGGCAAGCGTGCGCTGGTGCTGACGACGCCGCAGCAGGAAGCCCAGGGCAAGAGCCTCGGCACGGCGCTCGGCTCGCTCTATGCCGGCATCTTTCCTGGCGCCATCATGCACACCCCGGTCGAGGTCACGGAGCGCGCGCTCGCGGCGATGAAGGCGTGCGAGGCTGACTGCGTGGTCGCGCTCGGCGGCGGATCCACGACGGGCCTCGGCAAGGCGCTCGCCTTGCGCACCGGCGTCAACCAGCTCTGCATTCCCACCACCTATGCTGGCTCGGAGATGACGCCGATTCTCGGCCAGACCGAGAACGGTTTGAAGACCACGGTGCGCGATGCGGCCGTGCTGCCGGAGACCGTGATCTACGATGTCGATCTCACCCTGACGCTGCCGGTGGGCCTCGCCGCAACGTCCGGCATCAACGCGATCGCCCATGCGGTGGAAGCGCTCTACGCGCGCGACACCAATCCAGTGACATCGCTGATGGCGGAAGAAGGCATCCGCGCGTTGGCGCGCGCCCTGCCCGCCATCGCGGCCAAAAGTGACGATCGCGAGGCCCGCACCGCGGCGCTCTATGGCGCGTGGCTGTGCGGGGTCTGCCTCGGCACCGTCGGCATGGCGCTGCATCACAAGCTCTGCCACACGCTCGGCGGCACCTTCGATTTGCCGCATGCGGAAACCCACACCATCGTGCTGCCGCATGCGCTCGCGTACAACGCGCCGGCCGTGCCCGATGCGACGGCCCGCATCTCGCGCGCGATCGGCGCAGCCGATGCCTCGCAGGGACTTTTCGACCTCGCGAAGCGGCTGGGCGCCAGGCTGGCCTTGCGCGACATCGGCATGCCCGAGAGCGGCATCGACAAGGCGGCCGATCTCGCCGTCACCAATGCCTACTGGAATCCGCGCCCGCTTGAGCGGGGCGCCATCCGCGACCTCATTGCGCGTGCCTGGGCCGGCGAGCCGCCGGTTGCCATCAAAGCGGCGGCGTGA
- a CDS encoding amidohydrolase family protein — MRRTLIKSATVISMDDAIGDLNTGDVLVEGSRIVDVRPSIDLGSGASETEIIDGKGRIVIPGLINAHMHTWQTGLRGYAANWTLLEYFRRMHAGLATVFRPEDIHIATLVGALNQINCGTTTLVDWCHNNPTPAHTDAAVRGLIESGIRAAFFHGSPKPEPKPGEPHFSEVPHPRREIERLLAGPLADRDGLVTLGLAILGPHYSTLDVARHDFRLARELKLITSMHQGGGPAKTPGGWEKLIEAGLVGAGINIVHGNDLPDHLLDRLVDLGVSFSVTPENEMIQGHGFPITGRLLKRGVRPTIGIDLESVLAGDLLSVARIALSMQRALDNAESRKDSGTIPATSTIPVREALRWITTEGARMLGREDQIGSLTPGKLADLVIINASDLNLVPVHDPVATVVMQTGLANIEAVMISGAWKKRNGRLLVDGLEANKELLAQSGRRLVQDIERQGRAA; from the coding sequence ATGCGGCGCACGCTGATCAAATCCGCCACGGTCATCAGCATGGATGATGCGATCGGCGATCTCAATACCGGCGATGTCCTGGTCGAGGGCAGCCGCATTGTCGACGTGCGTCCGTCGATCGACCTCGGCAGCGGTGCGAGCGAGACCGAGATCATCGACGGCAAAGGTCGCATCGTCATCCCCGGCCTGATCAACGCGCATATGCACACCTGGCAGACGGGCTTGCGCGGCTATGCCGCCAACTGGACGCTGCTGGAATATTTTCGCCGCATGCACGCCGGGCTCGCGACCGTATTCCGGCCCGAGGACATCCATATCGCCACCCTCGTCGGCGCGCTGAACCAGATCAATTGCGGCACGACCACGCTGGTCGACTGGTGTCACAACAATCCGACGCCTGCTCATACCGACGCTGCCGTGCGCGGCCTGATCGAAAGCGGCATCCGCGCCGCCTTCTTCCACGGCTCGCCCAAGCCCGAGCCGAAACCCGGCGAGCCGCATTTCTCCGAGGTTCCGCATCCGCGCCGCGAGATCGAACGGCTGCTGGCGGGGCCCCTCGCCGACCGCGATGGCCTCGTCACGCTCGGGCTTGCCATCCTTGGCCCGCATTATTCGACGCTCGACGTCGCCAGGCACGATTTTCGCCTGGCGCGGGAGCTGAAGCTGATAACATCGATGCATCAGGGCGGCGGTCCGGCCAAGACGCCCGGCGGCTGGGAGAAGCTGATCGAGGCCGGCCTTGTCGGTGCCGGCATCAACATCGTCCATGGCAACGACCTGCCCGACCATCTCCTCGACAGGCTGGTCGATCTCGGCGTCTCCTTCTCGGTCACGCCTGAGAACGAGATGATCCAGGGTCATGGCTTTCCGATCACCGGCCGTCTGCTCAAGCGCGGCGTGCGGCCGACCATTGGCATCGATCTGGAATCCGTGCTGGCTGGCGACCTCCTCTCCGTTGCGCGCATCGCTTTGTCGATGCAGCGGGCGCTCGACAACGCGGAGTCGCGCAAAGACAGTGGCACCATTCCGGCGACGAGCACGATTCCCGTGCGCGAAGCCCTGCGCTGGATCACGACGGAAGGCGCCCGCATGCTCGGCCGCGAGGACCAGATCGGATCGCTGACGCCGGGCAAGCTTGCCGACCTCGTCATCATCAATGCGTCCGATCTCAACCTCGTCCCGGTGCACGATCCCGTCGCGACCGTCGTGATGCAGACGGGCCTTGCCAATATCGAGGCCGTCATGATCAGCGGCGCCTGGAAGAAACGGAACGGCAGGTTGCTGGTCGATGGCTTGGAAGCAAATAAGGAGTTGCTGGCGCAATCCGGCCGCCGGCTGGTGCAGGACATCGAACGACAGGGACGTGCCGCCTGA
- a CDS encoding NAD(P)-dependent oxidoreductase, which translates to MTDASKNVAFIGIGKMGLPMSALVAKAGYAVTAFDQNAARISEARAQRISIAASPAEAVSGKAAVITSLPDDAALRGALLGPTGLVAAMAPGAILIETSTVSVEASTEVAVAAQARSIAYLRSPVSGNASIVHTGALTCFVSGPKDAFENARPLFAAFTRAQTYLGPAEEARYAKLSVNLMIAVSAAMMAESLALARKGGIAWQDILKVLDDSAVASPMVKYKTAPLRSRDFESTFSCKQMAKDLDLILGAGHAVGVPLQLAAQVRETYGSLVAQGDGDADFIATVKHLERLSGLGEPKL; encoded by the coding sequence ATGACAGACGCATCAAAGAACGTCGCTTTCATCGGGATCGGCAAGATGGGCCTGCCGATGTCGGCCCTCGTCGCCAAGGCCGGCTATGCCGTCACCGCGTTCGATCAGAACGCGGCGCGGATCAGCGAGGCGCGCGCGCAACGCATCTCGATTGCCGCCTCGCCGGCCGAGGCCGTGAGCGGCAAGGCGGCCGTGATCACGTCCCTGCCCGATGATGCCGCGCTGCGCGGCGCCTTGCTCGGCCCGACCGGTCTCGTCGCCGCGATGGCGCCCGGAGCCATCTTGATCGAGACCAGCACCGTGAGCGTCGAGGCTTCAACCGAGGTCGCCGTCGCAGCTCAAGCGCGGAGCATTGCCTATCTGCGCTCGCCGGTCTCCGGCAACGCCAGCATCGTCCACACCGGCGCGCTGACCTGCTTCGTGTCAGGGCCGAAGGACGCCTTCGAGAACGCAAGGCCGCTGTTCGCAGCCTTCACCCGCGCCCAGACCTATCTCGGGCCCGCCGAGGAAGCGCGCTACGCAAAACTCTCGGTCAATCTGATGATCGCGGTATCCGCCGCGATGATGGCGGAAAGCCTGGCGCTGGCGCGCAAGGGCGGCATCGCCTGGCAGGACATCCTGAAGGTGCTCGACGACAGCGCCGTGGCATCGCCCATGGTGAAATACAAGACCGCACCGCTGCGCAGCCGCGATTTCGAGTCGACCTTCTCCTGCAAGCAGATGGCCAAGGATCTCGATCTGATTCTCGGCGCCGGCCATGCCGTGGGCGTGCCACTGCAGCTCGCAGCGCAAGTGCGCGAGACCTACGGCTCGCTGGTGGCGCAGGGCGACGGCGACGCCGACTTCATCGCGACCGTCAAGCACCTGGAACGGCTGTCTGGGCTTGGCGAACCCAAACTCTGA
- a CDS encoding intradiol ring-cleavage dioxygenase: MRNFDENTITDAVLERIKDATDARIKHVSEALVRHLHAFVREVRPTQKEWEYGIDFLTRTGHMCDDKRQEFILLSDALGVSMLVDAINHPVPEGATETTVLGPFFVQAAPEKDSGADISGPMEGDPMLVTGSVSTVDGQPLVGATVDVWHSDDDGYYDVQQLDDIGDLAMRARFHTDGNGRFHFWSIKPAAYPIPHDGPVGEMLEVQGRHPWRPAHVHFMISAPGFEQLVTHVFVAGDQYLDSDVVFGVKDSLIREFVRHSAGRAPDGRMVERDYFHLNYDFGLKQVASNARAA; this comes from the coding sequence ATGCGCAACTTCGACGAAAACACGATTACCGACGCGGTGCTGGAGCGGATCAAGGACGCAACCGATGCGCGTATCAAGCACGTGAGCGAGGCGCTGGTGCGTCACCTTCATGCCTTCGTCCGCGAGGTGCGGCCGACCCAGAAGGAATGGGAATACGGCATCGACTTCCTGACCCGCACCGGCCACATGTGCGACGACAAGCGCCAGGAGTTCATCCTGCTGTCGGATGCGCTGGGTGTCTCCATGCTGGTCGATGCAATCAACCACCCCGTGCCGGAAGGCGCGACCGAGACCACGGTGCTTGGCCCGTTCTTCGTCCAGGCCGCACCGGAGAAGGATAGCGGCGCCGATATCTCCGGCCCGATGGAGGGCGATCCGATGCTGGTCACCGGCTCCGTCTCGACCGTCGACGGACAACCGCTCGTGGGTGCCACCGTCGACGTCTGGCACTCCGACGACGACGGCTATTACGACGTGCAGCAGCTCGACGACATCGGCGATCTCGCGATGCGCGCCCGCTTCCACACCGACGGCAACGGTCGCTTCCATTTCTGGTCGATCAAGCCTGCCGCCTATCCGATCCCGCATGACGGCCCGGTCGGCGAGATGCTGGAGGTTCAGGGCCGCCATCCCTGGCGCCCCGCGCATGTCCACTTCATGATCTCGGCGCCGGGCTTCGAGCAGCTCGTGACGCACGTGTTCGTCGCCGGTGACCAATATCTCGACAGCGACGTGGTGTTCGGCGTCAAGGACAGCCTGATCCGCGAGTTCGTCCGGCATTCTGCCGGCCGTGCGCCGGATGGTCGCATGGTGGAGCGCGACTATTTTCACCTCAATTACGATTTCGGCCTGAAGCAGGTCGCAAGCAACGCAAGAGCCGCCTAG